In Mycteria americana isolate JAX WOST 10 ecotype Jacksonville Zoo and Gardens chromosome 5, USCA_MyAme_1.0, whole genome shotgun sequence, one DNA window encodes the following:
- the CD59 gene encoding CD59 glycoprotein, with protein MIKMNCVVLTACIILVAFCSCGYTLRCYRCENSPSLCKTNSTCLATEDTCLQLKFGKLRTSSCWKSSQCSVNDIAEFFQLDNFEFFCCQRDLCNESAITGVNKAAFSIASVMTMLWMLL; from the exons ATGATCAAGATGAACTGCGTTGTGCTAACCGCCTGCATTATTCTGGTTGCTTTTTGTAGTTGTG GTTATACCCTAAGGTGTTACCGCTGTGAGAACAGCCCTTCCTTGTGCAAGACCAATAGTACTTGCTTAGCAACTGAAGATACTTGCTTGCAGTTGAAATTTG gtaaATTGAGAACTTCCTCCTGCTGGAAGTCATCCCAGTGCAGTGTGAATGATATTGCTGAATTCTTCCAGTTGgataattttgaattcttttgcTGCCAACGCGACTTGTGCAATGAGAGCGCCATTACTGGGGTTAACAAAGCAGCCTTCAGTATTGCCTCTGTAATGACCATGTTATGGATGCTTCTGTAA